A DNA window from Pseudomonas wuhanensis contains the following coding sequences:
- a CDS encoding tRNA (cytidine(34)-2'-O)-methyltransferase, whose amino-acid sequence MFHVILFQPEIPPNTGNVIRLCANSGCHLHLIEPLGFEMDDKRLRRAGLDYHEYATLQRHADLASCLESLGHPRLFAFTTKGSRPFHDASFAEGDAFLFGPESRGLPADVLDALPGEQRLRLPMREGCRSLNLSNTVAVAVYEGWRQLGFK is encoded by the coding sequence ATGTTTCACGTCATCCTTTTCCAACCAGAAATTCCGCCGAATACCGGCAACGTTATCAGGCTGTGCGCCAACAGTGGCTGCCACCTGCATTTGATCGAACCGCTGGGCTTCGAGATGGACGACAAGCGTCTGCGCCGGGCCGGCCTCGATTACCATGAGTATGCCACCCTGCAACGCCATGCGGACCTCGCCAGCTGCCTGGAAAGCCTCGGCCATCCTCGGCTGTTCGCCTTTACCACCAAGGGCTCGCGGCCATTTCACGACGCCAGCTTCGCCGAGGGCGATGCCTTCCTGTTCGGCCCGGAAAGCCGCGGCTTGCCGGCCGACGTGCTCGACGCCCTGCCCGGCGAACAACGTCTGCGCTTGCCGATGCGCGAAGGCTGTCGCAGCCTGAACCTGTCCAACACCGTGGCCGTCGCCGTGTATGAAGGCTGGCGCCAGCTTGGGTTCAAGTAA
- the secB gene encoding protein-export chaperone SecB codes for MTDQQNTAASEEETAPQFSLQRIYVRDLSFEAPKSPAIFRQQWEPSVGLDLNTRQKALEGDFHEVVLTLSVTVKNGEEVAFIAEVQQAGIFLIKNLDDASMSHTLGAFCPNILFPYARETLDSLVTRGSFPALMLAPVNFDALYAQELQRMQAAGETPTVQ; via the coding sequence ATGACTGACCAACAGAACACTGCAGCTAGCGAAGAAGAAACCGCACCGCAATTCTCCTTGCAGCGCATCTACGTACGCGACTTGTCCTTCGAAGCCCCGAAAAGCCCGGCGATCTTTCGCCAGCAGTGGGAGCCGAGCGTCGGTCTGGATCTGAACACTCGCCAGAAGGCTCTGGAAGGCGACTTCCACGAAGTCGTGCTGACCCTGTCGGTCACCGTGAAAAACGGTGAAGAAGTGGCGTTCATTGCTGAAGTGCAACAGGCCGGGATCTTCCTGATCAAGAACCTGGACGACGCTTCGATGAGCCACACCCTCGGCGCGTTCTGCCCGAACATCCTGTTCCCGTACGCTCGCGAAACCCTGGACAGCCTGGTGACCCGCGGTTCGTTCCCGGCCCTGATGCTGGCCCCGGTGAACTTCGACGCGCTGTACGCACAAGAGCTGCAACGCATGCAGGCGGCTGGCGAGACTCCGACCGTTCAATAA
- the grxC gene encoding glutaredoxin 3: protein MNNVVVYSSDYCPYCSRAKYLLENKGVAFEEIKVDGKPQVRAAMAQKAGRTSVPQIWIGSTHVGGCDDLFALERAGKLDAMLKA, encoded by the coding sequence ATGAACAACGTCGTCGTCTATTCCAGCGATTACTGCCCTTATTGCTCGCGAGCCAAGTACTTGCTCGAGAACAAAGGCGTAGCCTTCGAAGAGATCAAGGTCGATGGCAAGCCGCAGGTGCGTGCCGCGATGGCCCAGAAGGCCGGACGAACGTCCGTGCCGCAGATCTGGATCGGCAGCACCCACGTTGGCGGCTGTGATGATTTGTTTGCCCTGGAGCGCGCCGGTAAGCTCGACGCCATGCTCAAGGCCTGA
- a CDS encoding rhodanese-like domain-containing protein has protein sequence MVAHLIEFATNHYLLVGIFVVLLALLIAYQMQGGGRSLSTGELTGLVNKDAGVVIDIRPIKDFTAGHIVGALNIPHDKLTARVGELEKHKAKTIILVDAMGQTAGTHARELMKAGFTAAKLSGGISSWKADNLPLVK, from the coding sequence ATGGTTGCTCACCTGATTGAATTTGCCACTAACCACTATTTGCTCGTCGGTATCTTCGTCGTACTGCTGGCGTTGCTGATCGCTTATCAGATGCAAGGCGGCGGCCGCAGCCTGAGCACCGGTGAACTGACCGGGCTGGTCAACAAGGACGCAGGCGTGGTGATCGACATCCGTCCGATCAAGGATTTCACCGCTGGTCACATTGTTGGCGCGTTGAACATTCCTCACGACAAACTGACCGCTCGCGTCGGCGAACTGGAAAAACACAAGGCCAAGACCATTATCCTGGTCGATGCCATGGGCCAGACTGCCGGCACTCATGCCCGGGAACTGATGAAAGCCGGCTTCACCGCCGCCAAGCTGTCCGGCGGTATTTCCAGCTGGAAAGCCGACAATCTGCCGCTGGTGAAGTGA
- the gpmI gene encoding 2,3-bisphosphoglycerate-independent phosphoglycerate mutase, producing the protein MTTTPKPLVLIILDGFGHSESPESNAIYAAKKPVLDRLWATVPNGLISGSGMDVGLPDGQMGNSEVGHMNLGAGRVVYQDFTRVTKAIRDGEFFENPTICAAVDKAVAAGKAVHFMGLLSDGGVHSHQDHLVAMAELAYKRGAEKIYLHAFLDGRDTPPKSAQSSIELLDATFQALGKGRIASIIGRYYAMDRDNRWDRVSQAYNLIVDGTSEFNAATAQEGLQAAYERGESDEFVKATSIGEPVKVEDGDAVVFMNFRADRARELTRVFVEDNFKEFERARKPALSGFVMLTQYAASIPAPSAFAASSLDNVLGDYLAKNGKTQLRIAETEKYAHVTFFFSGGREEPFPGEERILIPSPKVATYDLQPEMSAPEVTDRIVDAIENQRYDVIVVNYANGDMVGHSGVFEAAVKAVECLDLCVGRIVDALEKVGGEALITADHGNVEQMSDASTGQAHTAHTTEPVPFIYVGKRDFKVRDGGVLADVAPTMLMLLGLEKPVEMTGTSILV; encoded by the coding sequence ATGACTACCACGCCTAAACCTTTGGTCCTGATTATTCTCGACGGCTTCGGTCACAGTGAGAGCCCTGAATCCAACGCCATCTATGCGGCGAAGAAGCCCGTACTGGACCGCCTGTGGGCCACCGTGCCGAACGGCCTGATCTCGGGCAGCGGCATGGACGTCGGCTTGCCGGACGGCCAGATGGGCAACTCCGAAGTCGGTCACATGAACCTTGGCGCCGGCCGCGTGGTGTACCAGGACTTCACGCGTGTGACCAAAGCGATCCGCGACGGCGAGTTCTTCGAGAACCCGACCATCTGCGCCGCGGTGGATAAAGCCGTTGCTGCCGGCAAAGCCGTGCACTTCATGGGTCTGCTGTCCGATGGCGGCGTTCATAGCCACCAGGATCACCTGGTCGCCATGGCTGAACTGGCCTACAAGCGCGGCGCCGAGAAAATTTACCTGCATGCGTTCCTTGATGGCCGCGATACGCCACCGAAAAGCGCCCAGTCGTCGATCGAGTTGCTGGACGCGACCTTCCAGGCACTTGGCAAAGGCCGGATCGCCAGCATCATTGGCCGTTATTACGCCATGGACCGCGACAACCGTTGGGATCGCGTGTCCCAGGCCTACAACCTGATTGTCGATGGCACCAGCGAATTCAACGCCGCCACCGCACAGGAAGGCCTGCAAGCCGCTTACGAACGTGGCGAAAGCGACGAATTCGTCAAAGCCACCAGCATCGGTGAGCCAGTGAAGGTTGAAGACGGCGACGCCGTAGTCTTCATGAACTTCCGCGCCGACCGCGCTCGCGAGCTGACCCGCGTGTTCGTCGAAGACAATTTCAAGGAATTCGAACGCGCTCGCAAGCCTGCACTTTCCGGTTTCGTCATGCTGACCCAATACGCCGCCAGCATCCCCGCGCCGTCGGCCTTCGCCGCGAGCAGCCTGGACAACGTGCTGGGCGATTACCTGGCGAAAAACGGCAAGACGCAGCTGCGCATCGCTGAAACCGAGAAGTACGCCCACGTGACTTTCTTCTTCTCTGGCGGTCGCGAAGAACCGTTCCCGGGCGAAGAACGCATCCTGATCCCGTCGCCAAAAGTCGCCACCTATGACTTGCAGCCCGAGATGAGTGCCCCGGAAGTTACCGACCGCATCGTCGATGCCATTGAAAACCAGCGTTACGACGTGATCGTGGTCAACTACGCCAATGGCGACATGGTCGGCCATAGCGGCGTGTTCGAGGCGGCCGTCAAAGCGGTTGAATGCCTGGACCTGTGCGTGGGCCGTATCGTCGATGCGCTGGAAAAAGTCGGCGGCGAAGCCCTGATTACCGCTGACCATGGCAACGTCGAGCAAATGTCTGACGCGTCCACTGGCCAGGCGCACACCGCGCATACCACCGAGCCGGTGCCGTTCATCTATGTCGGCAAGCGTGATTTCAAGGTACGCGACGGCGGCGTGCTGGCGGATGTTGCGCCGACCATGCTGATGTTGCTGGGGCTTGAGAAGCCTGTGGAAATGACCGGAACTTCGATTCTAGTCTGA
- a CDS encoding murein hydrolase activator EnvC family protein, which yields MLRVLIALALTCLLQPAFADERTQTQQQLDATRQDIAELKKLLGKLQEEKSGVQKDLKGTETEMGKLEKQVEALQKELKKSESELQRLDAEKKKLQSARIEQQRLIAIQARAAYQNGRQEYLKLLLNQQNPEKFARTLTYYDYLSQARLEQLKNFNETLRQLANVEKDIGLQQAQLLVQKSSLDTQRDELDKVRKERQQVLAKLNDDVKARDQKLAAREQDQADLSKVLKTIEETLARQAREAEEARQKALIAQQEAEKKRLREAQAAADAETTDAPRKTVKSTPGALVSSSGETFGGPFASSRGKLPWPVDGRLLARFGESRGDDARTKWDGVMISASAGSQVHAVHGGRVVFADWLRGAGLLVILDHGNGFLSLYGHNQTLLKSAGDVVKAGESISTVGNSGGQDTPALYFAIRQQGHPSDPAQWCRAQG from the coding sequence ATGCTTCGCGTCCTGATAGCCCTCGCACTGACATGCCTGCTCCAACCGGCCTTTGCCGACGAGCGCACGCAAACCCAACAACAGTTGGACGCCACGCGTCAGGACATTGCCGAGCTGAAGAAACTGCTGGGTAAACTCCAGGAAGAAAAATCCGGAGTGCAGAAAGACCTCAAAGGCACCGAAACCGAGATGGGCAAGCTCGAGAAGCAGGTCGAAGCCCTGCAAAAAGAGCTGAAGAAAAGCGAATCCGAGCTGCAGCGACTCGATGCCGAGAAAAAAAAACTCCAGAGCGCGCGCATTGAACAGCAACGACTGATCGCCATCCAGGCCCGAGCGGCCTATCAGAATGGCCGCCAGGAGTACCTCAAGCTGCTGCTCAACCAGCAGAACCCGGAAAAATTCGCCCGCACCCTCACCTATTACGACTACCTGAGCCAGGCCCGCCTGGAGCAGCTGAAGAATTTCAACGAAACCCTGCGCCAACTGGCCAATGTCGAAAAAGACATCGGCCTGCAGCAGGCGCAATTGCTGGTGCAGAAAAGCAGCCTCGACACCCAGCGCGATGAACTCGACAAGGTCCGCAAGGAGCGTCAGCAAGTTCTGGCCAAGCTCAACGACGACGTGAAGGCCCGCGACCAGAAACTGGCGGCGCGCGAGCAGGATCAGGCGGACCTGTCTAAAGTCCTTAAAACCATTGAAGAAACCTTGGCCCGTCAGGCCCGAGAGGCGGAAGAAGCGCGGCAAAAAGCGCTGATCGCCCAGCAGGAAGCCGAAAAAAAGCGTTTACGTGAGGCTCAGGCTGCGGCAGATGCAGAGACAACCGACGCCCCACGCAAAACCGTTAAATCGACACCCGGCGCACTGGTTTCAAGTTCAGGCGAAACCTTTGGCGGCCCCTTTGCTTCCTCCCGCGGCAAACTTCCATGGCCGGTTGATGGTCGACTGCTGGCACGCTTCGGTGAAAGCCGTGGCGACGATGCCCGCACCAAATGGGACGGTGTGATGATCAGCGCCTCCGCCGGCAGCCAGGTGCATGCCGTTCACGGCGGCCGCGTGGTGTTTGCCGATTGGTTGCGAGGCGCCGGGTTGCTGGTGATCCTCGACCACGGCAACGGTTTTTTGAGTCTTTATGGTCACAACCAGACGCTGCTCAAGTCTGCGGGTGACGTGGTAAAAGCCGGTGAGTCCATCTCCACTGTCGGCAACAGTGGCGGGCAGGACACACCAGCGCTGTATTTCGCTATTCGTCAGCAGGGTCACCCGAGTGATCCGGCGCAATGGTGCCGCGCGCAAGGATAG
- a CDS encoding S41 family peptidase, with amino-acid sequence MLYLSRLTSLALTIALVIGAPLAFAAQPAPAVAPAGTAATTKAPLPLDELRTFAEVMDRIKAAYVEPVDDKTLLENAIKGMLSNLDPHSAYLGPEDFAELQESTSGEFGGLGIEVGAEDGFIKVVSPIDDTPASKAGIQAGDFIVKINGQPTRGQSMTEAVDKMRGKIGQKITLTLVRDGGAPFDVTLVRAIIQVKSVKSQLLESGYGYIRITQFQVKTGEEVSKALAKLRKDNGKKLSGIVLDLRNNPGGVLQSAVEVVDHFITKGLIVYTKGRIANSELRFSATGKDESEAVPMVVLINGGSASASEIVAGALQDQKRAVVMGTTSFGKGSVQTVLPLNNERALKITTALYYTPNGRSIQAQGIVPDIEVRKAKITNEQDGDYFKEADLQGHLGNGNGGADKPTGSGGKAKAMPQDDDYQLAQALSLLKGLSITRGH; translated from the coding sequence ATGCTGTATTTGTCCCGCCTTACCTCGCTGGCCCTGACGATTGCCCTGGTGATCGGCGCGCCGTTGGCGTTTGCCGCTCAACCGGCCCCGGCGGTCGCACCTGCAGGCACTGCTGCGACCACCAAGGCGCCATTGCCGCTGGACGAGTTGCGCACCTTTGCCGAAGTCATGGACCGGATCAAAGCAGCCTATGTAGAACCGGTGGACGACAAGACCCTGCTGGAAAACGCCATCAAAGGCATGCTCAGCAACCTCGACCCGCACTCCGCGTACCTGGGCCCGGAAGACTTCGCTGAATTGCAGGAAAGCACCAGCGGCGAATTCGGCGGCCTGGGCATCGAAGTCGGCGCTGAAGACGGTTTCATCAAAGTGGTTTCGCCGATCGACGACACTCCGGCCTCCAAGGCTGGTATTCAGGCCGGCGACTTCATCGTCAAGATCAACGGCCAGCCGACTCGCGGCCAGAGCATGACCGAAGCCGTGGACAAGATGCGCGGCAAGATCGGCCAGAAGATCACCCTGACCCTGGTGCGCGACGGCGGTGCGCCGTTCGACGTGACTCTGGTCCGCGCCATCATTCAAGTGAAGAGCGTGAAGAGCCAGTTGCTGGAATCCGGCTATGGTTACATCCGCATCACCCAGTTCCAGGTCAAGACCGGCGAAGAGGTCTCCAAGGCCCTGGCCAAGCTGCGCAAGGACAACGGCAAGAAGCTCAGCGGTATCGTCCTCGACCTGCGTAACAACCCGGGCGGCGTGCTGCAATCGGCGGTGGAAGTGGTCGATCACTTCATCACCAAGGGCCTGATCGTCTACACCAAGGGCCGCATCGCCAACTCCGAGTTGCGCTTCTCCGCCACCGGCAAGGACGAAAGCGAAGCCGTGCCAATGGTCGTGCTGATCAACGGCGGCAGCGCCTCGGCCTCGGAAATTGTCGCCGGCGCCCTGCAGGATCAGAAACGCGCAGTGGTCATGGGCACCACCAGTTTCGGCAAAGGCTCGGTCCAGACCGTGTTGCCGCTGAACAACGAACGCGCACTGAAAATCACCACGGCGCTGTACTACACGCCGAACGGCCGCTCGATTCAGGCTCAGGGCATTGTTCCGGACATCGAAGTGCGCAAGGCCAAGATCACCAACGAGCAGGACGGCGATTACTTCAAGGAAGCCGATCTGCAAGGCCACCTGGGTAATGGCAATGGCGGTGCCGACAAACCAACCGGTTCCGGTGGCAAAGCCAAGGCCATGCCGCAGGATGACGATTACCAGTTGGCCCAGGCCCTGAGCCTGCTCAAAGGGCTGAGCATCACCCGCGGCCACTGA
- a CDS encoding divergent polysaccharide deacetylase family protein, whose protein sequence is MRLRLLLGLLCCLAGVAHAAPATTAATPHKAYLSLIIDDLGQNLPRDRRVLALPGPVTAAIMPDTPHATEFAREAHRAGKIVILHMPMDPATGPFAWHPELPIEELEKRLNAAFQAVPFTAGINNHMGSRMTVQQPAMAWLMADLQRRHKFFVDSRTSAQTVAAAEAQKIGLASVSRDVFLDDEPTEAAIFTQLQTAINLARKQGSAVMIGHPYPQTLAVLERELPKLKAQGIDWIDIKQMISVRGNRATAAHGKDGQYRLPTAR, encoded by the coding sequence ATGCGCCTGCGGTTGCTCCTCGGCCTGCTGTGCTGTCTGGCGGGTGTCGCTCACGCGGCGCCAGCCACAACAGCGGCCACACCTCACAAGGCTTATCTGAGCCTGATCATCGATGACCTGGGGCAGAACCTGCCCCGGGATCGCCGCGTACTGGCCCTGCCCGGCCCGGTCACCGCGGCAATCATGCCCGACACCCCTCACGCCACCGAATTCGCTCGCGAAGCCCATCGCGCCGGCAAGATCGTCATCTTGCACATGCCCATGGATCCGGCCACCGGGCCGTTTGCCTGGCACCCCGAGTTGCCCATCGAAGAACTCGAGAAGCGCCTGAACGCGGCGTTCCAGGCTGTGCCGTTTACCGCTGGCATCAACAACCACATGGGCAGCCGCATGACCGTTCAGCAACCGGCCATGGCCTGGCTGATGGCGGACTTGCAGCGTCGGCACAAATTCTTCGTCGACAGCCGCACCAGTGCGCAAACCGTGGCGGCCGCCGAGGCGCAGAAGATCGGTCTGGCGAGCGTTTCGCGGGATGTGTTCCTGGATGACGAGCCCACTGAAGCCGCGATTTTTACTCAGCTACAGACGGCTATCAACCTGGCGCGCAAGCAGGGTTCTGCGGTGATGATCGGGCATCCGTACCCGCAGACATTGGCGGTGCTTGAACGTGAATTGCCCAAGCTCAAGGCTCAGGGCATTGACTGGATCGACATCAAACAGATGATCAGCGTGCGCGGCAATCGTGCCACGGCAGCACACGGCAAGGATGGCCAGTACCGCCTTCCAACCGCCCGGTAA